One window from the genome of Acinetobacter sp. ANC 7912 encodes:
- the msuE gene encoding FMN reductase, translating to MSNQDLQKPLNIVAVSGGLNNPSKTEALVQAIIDELGEATPINVHFIKFSEIAHLLGGAIYRNQLPQRVQDDLAAVEAADALIVGTPVYRASFTGLFKHFFDFVEQTALVDVPVLLAASGGSDRHALVLEHQLRPLFSFFQAQTLPIGVYATDRDFTPEYTIHSELLRARITLAVARALPILEWAPAKGKRAEVIKEKSQQANQNLGINKQIEQEEVLPSAAVPSLDAAESRLHGNKAPKTQVA from the coding sequence ATGTCAAATCAAGATCTACAAAAACCACTGAATATCGTTGCCGTTTCTGGTGGTTTAAACAATCCTTCAAAAACTGAAGCACTGGTTCAAGCCATTATTGATGAACTGGGTGAAGCAACCCCAATCAATGTGCATTTCATTAAATTCAGTGAAATTGCTCACCTGCTCGGTGGCGCAATTTACCGCAACCAGTTGCCACAACGCGTTCAGGACGACCTGGCAGCTGTGGAAGCCGCTGATGCTCTGATCGTCGGTACTCCTGTTTACCGCGCATCCTTCACTGGTCTGTTCAAGCATTTCTTCGACTTCGTAGAACAAACTGCGCTGGTGGATGTGCCTGTACTGTTAGCCGCTTCTGGTGGTAGTGACCGCCATGCGCTAGTGCTTGAACATCAATTACGTCCATTGTTCAGCTTCTTCCAGGCACAAACACTGCCAATCGGTGTATATGCAACAGATCGTGACTTCACCCCTGAATATACGATTCACAGCGAACTATTACGCGCTCGTATCACACTGGCTGTCGCACGTGCATTACCAATTCTGGAATGGGCACCAGCCAAAGGTAAACGTGCAGAAGTGATCAAGGAAAAGTCACAACAGGCCAACCAGAACTTGGGTATTAACAAACAGATCGAGCAGGAAGAAGTATTGCCTTCAGCAGCAGTACCTAGCCTAGATGCGGCAGAGTCTCGTTTACACGGTAACAAAGCTCCAAAAACGCAAGTGGCTTAA
- the sfnG gene encoding dimethylsulfone monooxygenase SfnG: MSNKNNITFAYWVPNVSGGLVVSDIEQRTDWSYDYNVRLAQTAEKVGFDYALTQIRFTAGYNAENQHESVSFSHGILAKTERLKVIAAILPGPWKPALAAKQLATIDHLTNGRIAINVVSGWFRGEFDAIGEEWPEHDQRYARSEEFIRSLKGIWTQNNFSFDGKYYQFKDYTLSPKPVQKPHIEIFQGGSSRAARDMASRVSDWYFTNGNTPEELKKQIDDIREKAKANNHTVKIGVNAFIIARDTEEEAQAVLQEIIAKANVQAVKSFSDATREAGAATAEGEGNWAKSTFEDLVQYNDGFRTNLIGTPQQIAERIVELKKIGVDLVLSGFLHFIEEVEYFGQKVLPLVRELEAQQATAVQQEAELV, from the coding sequence ATGTCAAATAAAAACAACATTACATTTGCATATTGGGTTCCAAACGTGAGCGGCGGGCTGGTGGTTAGTGACATCGAGCAGCGCACTGACTGGAGCTACGACTATAACGTGCGTCTGGCACAAACGGCAGAAAAAGTAGGCTTTGACTATGCCCTGACCCAGATCCGTTTTACTGCAGGTTATAACGCAGAAAACCAGCATGAATCAGTGAGCTTCAGTCACGGTATTCTGGCGAAAACCGAACGCCTGAAAGTCATTGCTGCGATTCTACCGGGTCCTTGGAAACCGGCACTGGCAGCGAAACAGCTGGCAACCATTGACCATTTAACCAATGGCCGTATCGCGATTAATGTAGTGAGCGGTTGGTTCCGTGGCGAGTTTGATGCGATCGGTGAAGAATGGCCTGAGCATGATCAACGTTATGCACGTTCTGAAGAGTTCATTCGCAGCCTGAAAGGCATCTGGACCCAAAACAATTTCAGTTTTGATGGCAAGTACTACCAGTTCAAGGACTATACTTTGAGTCCAAAACCGGTACAAAAACCGCATATTGAAATCTTCCAGGGGGGCAGTTCCCGTGCGGCACGTGACATGGCATCACGCGTATCGGACTGGTACTTCACCAATGGCAACACACCGGAAGAGCTGAAAAAGCAGATTGATGACATTCGTGAAAAGGCCAAAGCCAACAATCACACAGTGAAAATAGGTGTAAATGCCTTCATCATCGCCCGCGATACCGAAGAAGAGGCGCAAGCGGTTCTTCAAGAGATTATTGCCAAAGCCAATGTGCAGGCGGTGAAATCTTTCAGTGACGCGACCCGTGAAGCCGGTGCAGCAACGGCGGAAGGTGAAGGCAACTGGGCTAAGTCCACTTTTGAGGATCTGGTACAGTACAACGATGGTTTCCGTACCAACCTGATTGGCACGCCACAGCAGATCGCAGAACGTATCGTTGAACTGAAAAAAATCGGGGTTGATCTGGTACTGTCTGGCTTCCTGCACTTTATTGAAGAAGTGGAATATTTTGGCCAGAAGGTGCTACCGCTGGTCCGTGAACTTGAAGCACAGCAGGCAACGGCGGTGCAACAAGAAGCTGAGCTCGTATAA
- a CDS encoding riboflavin synthase subunit alpha has product MYTGIVQGLEKVIEIRKGDGFITIIVSDQQGFFEDVFIGASVAVNGVCLTVTTIDREQQQIHFDISNVTLDLTTLKSLKVGDEVNIERSAKVGVENGGHNLYGHIEGTAKVTQLEHRGETLHIDLQIPDGNIKYFFLKGFIGLNGCSLTVNRVDRANSEISIDLIPETLRLTTWKSVQVGDEVNYEIDQMTRTLVDTLENIHLTKG; this is encoded by the coding sequence ATGTATACCGGTATTGTCCAAGGCTTGGAAAAGGTCATCGAGATTCGTAAAGGTGATGGTTTTATTACGATCATTGTTAGCGATCAGCAAGGTTTCTTTGAAGATGTGTTTATTGGTGCCAGTGTAGCAGTAAATGGTGTTTGCCTGACTGTGACCACGATTGACCGTGAACAGCAACAGATTCATTTCGATATTTCTAATGTCACCCTCGATCTGACCACATTGAAATCACTAAAAGTCGGCGATGAAGTCAATATTGAACGCTCGGCCAAAGTCGGGGTGGAAAATGGCGGTCATAATCTGTATGGGCATATTGAAGGCACCGCTAAAGTCACCCAACTTGAACATCGCGGTGAAACCCTGCATATCGACCTGCAGATTCCAGATGGTAATATCAAATACTTCTTTCTAAAAGGTTTTATCGGACTGAATGGCTGCAGCCTGACCGTGAACCGTGTCGATCGTGCCAACAGTGAAATTTCAATTGATTTAATTCCAGAAACTTTACGCCTGACCACCTGGAAATCTGTTCAGGTCGGTGATGAAGTCAATTATGAAATTGACCAGATGACCCGTACTCTGGTGGATACGTTAGAAAATATCCATTTAACCAAAGGCTGA
- the phrB gene encoding deoxyribodipyrimidine photo-lyase produces the protein MHLIWFRNDLRLHDQAALWHATQSEQCLALVILSPEQWQLHQDAPIKIEFYLRRLKVLKQQLEEYNISLLILKIPRWKDIPEQLLDLCQQLQISTVHCNIETGVNEQQRDQTVKQSLQQHQIAFEAYEDRTLFPLGSIRNQSQQPYQVFTAFKKKCYERLIIDVPSCFPKIEAQSKLQFDFSNFDFDLDAFAQNYRQEATSQYWPVEDQHAFELLNEFIDDRLELYKTDRDFPAVDGTSQLSPYLNIGILSIRECVQALFASSQGYFQLKNEGQQTWLDELLWREFYQHTLHDFPKVSKHQPFKDNTKAIAWREAPEDLEVWKYGKTGIPIVDAGMRQLLATGWMHNRVRMITAMFHTKNLLIDWRLGEAWFMQHLIDGDLAANNGGWQWCASTGMDSAPYFRIFNPVSQSQKFDPHGGYIRKWVPELAHLDSKSIHEPYAKNPDLELNYPKPIVDLKQSRTRAIEAFKNL, from the coding sequence ATGCATCTGATCTGGTTCCGGAACGACTTACGTCTGCATGACCAGGCTGCCCTATGGCATGCCACACAAAGTGAACAATGTCTGGCACTAGTCATCCTGTCGCCTGAACAATGGCAACTGCATCAAGATGCACCTATCAAGATCGAATTCTATCTACGCCGACTCAAAGTCCTGAAACAGCAACTTGAAGAATACAATATTTCCCTCCTGATTCTGAAAATTCCACGCTGGAAAGATATTCCGGAACAGCTTTTAGACCTTTGCCAACAACTACAGATCAGTACGGTACATTGCAACATCGAAACAGGTGTAAATGAACAGCAACGTGATCAGACAGTTAAACAGTCGTTGCAACAGCATCAGATTGCCTTTGAAGCGTATGAAGACCGCACCCTGTTTCCTTTAGGCTCGATCCGCAATCAGAGTCAGCAGCCTTATCAGGTGTTTACCGCGTTTAAAAAGAAATGCTATGAACGACTGATTATCGATGTGCCTTCCTGCTTTCCAAAGATTGAAGCCCAGTCCAAGTTACAATTCGATTTTTCTAACTTTGATTTTGACTTAGATGCTTTTGCGCAAAATTATCGGCAAGAAGCTACCAGCCAATATTGGCCGGTTGAAGATCAGCATGCTTTTGAGCTACTGAACGAATTTATAGATGATCGGCTAGAGCTCTATAAAACTGATCGCGACTTTCCAGCCGTGGATGGTACCAGCCAGTTATCACCCTATTTAAATATCGGTATCCTTTCGATCCGGGAATGTGTCCAGGCTTTATTCGCTTCTTCTCAAGGTTATTTTCAGCTTAAAAATGAAGGCCAGCAGACCTGGCTGGATGAACTACTCTGGCGCGAGTTTTATCAGCATACCCTGCATGACTTTCCCAAAGTATCCAAACATCAGCCCTTTAAAGACAATACCAAAGCCATCGCGTGGCGAGAGGCACCTGAAGATTTAGAAGTATGGAAATATGGAAAGACCGGTATTCCCATTGTCGATGCCGGGATGCGCCAGCTGTTGGCAACTGGCTGGATGCATAATCGGGTGCGTATGATCACCGCCATGTTCCACACTAAGAACCTGCTGATCGACTGGCGACTGGGTGAAGCTTGGTTTATGCAACACCTGATTGATGGTGACCTTGCTGCTAATAATGGTGGCTGGCAATGGTGTGCTTCCACCGGCATGGATTCTGCACCCTATTTCCGGATTTTTAATCCCGTCAGCCAGTCCCAGAAGTTTGATCCTCACGGGGGCTATATCCGCAAATGGGTACCGGAACTAGCGCATCTGGACAGTAAAAGTATTCATGAACCTTATGCCAAAAATCCAGACTTAGAGCTGAATTATCCAAAGCCAATTGTCGATTTAAAGCAGTCCCGAACCCGGGCCATTGAAGCCTTTAAAAATCTGTAA
- a CDS encoding acyl-CoA dehydrogenase family protein, with translation MNARQQYLDQSPLDIAQSLADQFALTAAERDKQGGNPKQQRDLIRQSGLLGLSIPKEYGGQGADWETIYQTIQIIARVDSSLAHVYGFHHLLIATVELFSQPEQYGKWFEHTARENLFWGNTLNPLDRRTTATKISEKEYIFHGDKSFCSGSMDSDILLCSGYNDEGKLLIGVIPTQRKGVSFLGDWNNMGQRQTDSGTSHFEQVKIHEDELLLNPGPLSTPYSSLRPLIAQLIFVHMFLGVAEGAFEVAKQTVQTQKAWSKSLVENAANDPFIQKHFAEFYVQLEGVRLLANKAIQTLQKAWEVGPDLNAEQRGEVSIAIATAKIAATNTSLYITQNIFQVMGARATTAKLNLDRFWRNVRTQTLHDPVDYKYQEVGEWVLTGKVPDPSFYS, from the coding sequence ATGAATGCGCGACAACAATACCTGGATCAATCTCCGCTGGATATTGCCCAATCCCTGGCAGATCAGTTTGCCCTGACCGCGGCTGAACGTGACAAACAGGGCGGCAATCCTAAGCAGCAACGCGATCTGATTCGTCAGAGCGGATTGCTGGGACTGTCGATTCCCAAGGAATATGGCGGGCAGGGTGCAGACTGGGAGACGATTTATCAGACTATCCAGATTATTGCACGCGTCGACAGTTCACTGGCGCATGTCTATGGCTTCCATCATCTGCTGATCGCGACAGTCGAGCTGTTTTCTCAACCAGAACAATATGGCAAATGGTTTGAGCACACTGCTCGAGAAAATCTATTCTGGGGCAACACCCTGAATCCGCTGGATCGCCGCACTACAGCGACAAAGATTTCTGAGAAAGAATATATTTTCCATGGGGACAAAAGCTTCTGCTCCGGCTCAATGGATTCCGATATTTTGCTCTGTTCCGGCTATAACGACGAAGGCAAGCTGTTGATTGGCGTAATTCCAACCCAGCGTAAAGGAGTGAGTTTCCTCGGTGACTGGAACAATATGGGGCAACGCCAGACCGATAGCGGTACCAGCCATTTTGAACAGGTGAAAATCCATGAAGATGAATTGTTGCTGAATCCAGGTCCACTGAGTACCCCGTATTCCAGCTTACGTCCATTGATTGCCCAACTGATCTTTGTACATATGTTCCTGGGTGTAGCTGAAGGAGCTTTTGAAGTCGCGAAACAGACCGTACAAACCCAGAAAGCCTGGTCGAAGTCATTGGTCGAAAATGCAGCCAATGATCCATTTATCCAAAAGCATTTCGCCGAATTCTATGTGCAGCTAGAAGGCGTTCGCCTTCTGGCTAATAAAGCGATTCAGACTTTGCAAAAAGCGTGGGAGGTTGGTCCTGATTTGAATGCCGAACAGCGTGGTGAAGTATCGATTGCGATTGCGACTGCTAAAATCGCCGCAACCAATACCTCTCTATATATTACCCAAAATATCTTCCAGGTGATGGGTGCACGTGCCACCACAGCCAAGCTGAATCTGGACCGTTTCTGGCGCAATGTGCGCACCCAGACTCTGCATGATCCGGTGGATTATAAATATCAGGAAGTGGGGGAATGGGTGCTGACCGGTAAAGTACCTGATCCAAGTTTTTATTCTTAA